A stretch of the Pedobacter sp. MC2016-14 genome encodes the following:
- the yidC gene encoding membrane protein insertase YidC → MDRNTFTGLFLIMIVLAGFFYFNKPSEAEMKKEREIQRIDSLKRAGVNPATEEKAKDTTTALINAAPALDSATLTGPFGANLTGTASTNVLENEKLKVTFTNKGGKIASVQIKGQESYHGKPVVLFDGDQTKFGLELNVNGKTVKTDDLFFTPLISDSALTMRATYGAGKFIDFIYSLKANSNNLVFNANLIGLNQVVQGNSIVLNWQGILKEQEKSLTNEQHYSAPYYKYADENPDHLNFAKDEDVALTKGKVEWFAFKQHFFSGVLVPSVPFESGDLSVKTLTDPGVVKWYSARMNLPFNQLAAQNYSMSFYFGTNKFAELKEQGHEIEKLVEMGYWPLKYINRFVVLPVFNFLEGFGWNYGLIILVLTILLKLVLSPLTYKSYISMAKMRILKPEMDEIKAKVGESNPTLLQQEYLKLYKQVGVNPLGGCLPMLLQLPIVMAFFFFFPNLFELRGQSFLWMHDLSTYDDFIKFGVHIPFLGDHLSLMCILMTVSTLIYTYFNNQVSGATGQMKYIGYIMPIVFLGVLNDYPSGLNYYYFLANMLTFGQQFLIKSMVNDEKIHATLKENKKRPEETKKKSKFQARLDDYMRQQEVNKIQDKKNK, encoded by the coding sequence ATGGATAGAAATACGTTTACAGGATTATTCCTGATCATGATCGTTCTTGCTGGCTTTTTCTACTTTAATAAGCCATCAGAGGCCGAAATGAAGAAAGAGCGCGAAATACAGCGGATAGATTCTTTAAAAAGAGCCGGCGTAAATCCGGCAACAGAAGAGAAAGCCAAGGATACAACTACTGCTTTAATCAATGCTGCTCCCGCACTGGATTCTGCAACCCTAACAGGTCCTTTTGGAGCTAATTTAACAGGTACTGCCAGCACTAATGTACTGGAAAATGAAAAACTTAAAGTAACCTTTACAAATAAAGGTGGTAAAATAGCTTCTGTACAAATCAAAGGACAGGAATCGTACCACGGAAAGCCAGTTGTTTTATTTGATGGCGACCAAACCAAGTTTGGATTGGAATTGAATGTGAACGGTAAAACAGTAAAGACAGACGACTTGTTTTTTACGCCTTTAATCAGTGATTCTGCTTTAACGATGCGTGCTACTTATGGCGCTGGTAAATTTATAGATTTCATTTACAGCTTGAAAGCCAACAGTAACAATCTAGTTTTTAATGCTAACCTTATCGGCTTAAACCAGGTAGTACAAGGCAATTCAATTGTATTAAATTGGCAGGGTATTTTAAAAGAGCAGGAAAAATCATTAACCAATGAACAACATTACTCTGCACCTTATTATAAGTATGCAGATGAAAACCCTGACCATTTAAATTTTGCTAAGGATGAAGATGTAGCACTTACAAAAGGTAAAGTAGAATGGTTTGCCTTTAAGCAACACTTTTTCTCAGGCGTACTGGTACCTTCAGTTCCTTTTGAATCCGGAGATCTTTCGGTTAAAACCCTTACAGATCCTGGTGTAGTGAAATGGTATTCTGCCCGTATGAATTTACCTTTCAATCAACTGGCAGCACAAAACTATAGCATGAGCTTCTATTTCGGCACCAACAAGTTCGCTGAATTAAAAGAACAGGGACATGAAATAGAGAAATTGGTTGAAATGGGCTACTGGCCATTAAAATACATCAACAGGTTTGTGGTATTGCCGGTGTTCAACTTCCTTGAAGGTTTTGGTTGGAACTATGGCTTAATTATCCTGGTTTTAACCATCCTGTTAAAACTGGTGTTATCGCCCTTAACTTACAAGTCATACATCTCTATGGCTAAAATGCGGATTCTTAAACCAGAAATGGACGAGATTAAAGCTAAAGTAGGAGAAAGCAACCCAACATTACTACAACAGGAGTATTTAAAACTTTATAAACAAGTAGGTGTAAACCCATTGGGTGGTTGTTTACCCATGTTACTGCAGTTGCCAATTGTTATGGCCTTCTTCTTCTTTTTCCCTAACCTTTTCGAATTAAGGGGACAAAGCTTCCTGTGGATGCATGATCTTTCTACGTATGATGATTTCATTAAATTTGGTGTACATATTCCATTCCTTGGAGATCACTTAAGTTTAATGTGTATCCTAATGACGGTTTCAACCCTAATCTATACCTATTTTAATAACCAGGTATCTGGTGCAACCGGTCAGATGAAATATATTGGTTACATCATGCCAATTGTATTTTTGGGTGTACTGAACGATTATCCTTCAGGCTTAAACTACTATTATTTCTTAGCCAACATGCTCACATTCGGTCAGCAGTTCTTAATTAAAAGCATGGTCAATGACGAAAAAATACATGCTACCTTAAAAGAGAACAAAAAAAGACCTGAAGAAACGAAGAAAAAATCAAAGTTCCAGGCTCGTTTGGATGACTATATGCGTCAGCAAGAAGTGAACAAGATCCAGGATAAAAAAAATAAATAA